The following coding sequences lie in one Longimicrobiaceae bacterium genomic window:
- a CDS encoding YciI family protein translates to MRFMVMVKATPDSEAGVMPSQELLTEMGQFNEELVKAGVMLAGEGLHPSSKGARVRFSGDKRTVIDGPFAETKELVAGFWLLQVKSKEEAIEWIKRCPNPMPGESEIEIRQVFEAEDFGDALTPELREAEERLRAQSAAQQR, encoded by the coding sequence ATGCGCTTCATGGTCATGGTCAAGGCGACCCCGGATTCCGAGGCGGGCGTGATGCCCAGCCAGGAGCTGCTCACCGAGATGGGCCAGTTCAACGAGGAGCTGGTGAAGGCCGGCGTCATGCTGGCCGGCGAGGGGCTGCACCCCAGCAGCAAGGGCGCGCGCGTCCGCTTCAGCGGCGACAAGCGCACGGTGATCGACGGGCCGTTCGCGGAGACGAAGGAGCTGGTCGCGGGCTTCTGGCTGCTGCAGGTGAAGAGCAAGGAAGAGGCGATCGAGTGGATCAAGCGCTGCCCGAACCCCATGCCCGGCGAGAGCGAGATCGAGATCCGCCAGGTGTTCGAGGCCGAGGACTTCGGCGACGCGCTCACGCCGGAGCTGCGCGAGGCCGAGGAGCGCCTCCGCGCCCAGTCCGCCGCACAGCAGCGGTAG
- a CDS encoding VOC family protein, protein MKLNPYLFFGGRCDEAIDFYRGAIGAELEMAMRYKDGPQNSDHPLPENWGEKVMHASLRIPGGDALLCSDGDQAGEPTFTGFQLSLETATDEEAERVFAALSDGGKVTQPLIHTFFSSRFGMVEDRFGVGWMITVAQAA, encoded by the coding sequence ATGAAGCTCAACCCGTACCTCTTCTTCGGCGGCCGCTGCGACGAGGCGATCGATTTCTACCGCGGCGCGATCGGCGCGGAGCTGGAGATGGCCATGCGCTACAAGGACGGCCCGCAGAACTCCGATCACCCGCTGCCCGAGAACTGGGGCGAGAAGGTGATGCACGCCAGCCTGCGCATCCCCGGTGGCGACGCGCTGCTCTGCTCGGATGGTGACCAAGCCGGCGAGCCCACCTTCACCGGCTTCCAGCTCTCGCTGGAGACTGCGACGGACGAGGAGGCGGAGCGCGTCTTCGCGGCGCTGTCCGACGGCGGCAAGGTGACGCAGCCGCTCATCCACACCTTCTTCTCCTCGCGCTTCGGCATGGTGGAGGACCGCTTCGGCGTAGGTTGGATGATCACCGTCGCACAGGCGGCGTGA
- a CDS encoding YciI family protein: MRFMMLYKPGSDQENAGPPSPECMAALGQLVEEMTARGAMIANDGLQASSKGARVRIDDGKVVVTDGPFTETKELIAGYAIMEAADKAEAIEFARRFITVMGEGETEVRQMHDAAGGADDCAAAHLASATA, from the coding sequence ATGCGCTTCATGATGCTCTACAAGCCGGGCAGCGACCAGGAGAACGCCGGCCCGCCGTCGCCCGAGTGCATGGCCGCGCTGGGGCAGCTCGTCGAGGAGATGACCGCTCGCGGCGCCATGATCGCAAACGACGGGCTCCAGGCCAGCTCCAAGGGCGCCCGCGTGCGGATCGACGACGGGAAGGTGGTGGTGACCGACGGCCCGTTCACCGAGACGAAGGAGCTGATCGCCGGCTATGCGATCATGGAGGCGGCCGACAAGGCCGAGGCCATCGAGTTCGCCAGACGGTTCATCACGGTGATGGGCGAGGGCGAGACGGAGGTGCGGCAGATGCACGACGCGGCGGGCGGCGCGGACGACTGCGCGGCGGCGCATCTGGCGTCCG